The proteins below come from a single Tiliqua scincoides isolate rTilSci1 chromosome 16, rTilSci1.hap2, whole genome shotgun sequence genomic window:
- the LOC136635446 gene encoding globoside alpha-1,3-N-acetylgalactosaminyltransferase 1-like has product MIGYQVNYYLFTDNPQDIPAVRMGSGRTLNIIFKKKYKHWQEITMWRMEVINKHIAEVAHREVDYLFCLDIDLVFYNSWGSETLGEMVASLHPGYYKTSRGSFPYERRRSSMAYISREEGDFYYGGAIFGGRVKNVYEFTLACEMAILADKAKGIMAAWQEESHLNRYFVSHKPSKLLSPEYLWDDARAKPPELRLIRCAQVAKNHKAVRE; this is encoded by the coding sequence ATGATTGGCTACCAGGTGAACTATTACCTCTTCACAGACAACCCGCAAGACATCCCCGCCGTCCGCATGGGGTCCGGGCGAACTCTCAACATCATCTTCAAGAAGAAGTACAAACACTGGCAGGAGATCACCATGTGGAGGATGGAAGTCATCAATAAGCACATTGCGGAGGTGGCCCACCGAGAGGTGGATTATCTCTTCTGCCTAGACATTGACCTGGTGTTCTACAACTCGTGGGGCTCAGAGACCTTGGGGGAGATGGTGGCGAGCCTCCACCCTGGCTACTACAAAACCTCCCGAGGGTCATTCCCTTATGAGAGGAGAAGGTCCTCCATGGCCTACATCTCTAGAGAAGAAGGGGACTTCTACTATGGAGGGGCTATTTTTGGAGGCCGGGTCAAGAACGTGTATGAGTTCACCCTGGCTTGCGAGATGGCTATCTTGGCGGACAAAGCCAAGGGCATCATGGCAGCCTGGCAGGAAGAGAGTCACCTCAACCGGTACTTCGTGTCCCATAAGCCTTCAAAGCTCCTCTCCCCAGAGTACCTCTGGGATGACGCAAGAGCAAAGCCGCCCGAGCTGAGGCTCATACGGTGTGCGCAAGTGGCTAAAAACCACAAGGCAGTAAGGGAGTAG